The genomic interval ACTCTTCATAAAATTAAGGGCGTTCAAAAGGTTTGAATTTGAGACATGGTATATTTCAACACGCAATACCTCTGTAGAAATAACAAACAAATAAGAATTCTACCGATGTTTCTAAATTTATACCAGTCCCGGTCAGCTCTCGGAGCAGCAGCAATTTACGAGCCTCAAACCCCAAAGATACAAACCTTAAAGATTAAAAGCGCTGAAAAAGATAATGATGTTCAACAAGGCTTTTGATCGAAAAATGTACTGATTCAATCTCAAAATGATGTGTACTTTTAACTCACTGAGTATCAATCAAAAACGACTGCTGGGTACGATCTCAATCGCCATTTGCCTGGGTGCCGAAACGATGGCTTTGCCGATGGTTCACGCTGCCACACCACCGAAAACTTCAGTTCTTTTGAGTCAAGCGCCGCCCTGGCGACAAACCTACGCATGCGGCAATTTCGCAATTACCTTGAGTGAGCAAGGGCGCGATCGCTATACCTATCAAGCAACCAATCCCAAAGGACAAACGCTTACGCTCAAGAATGGCACCCATCATGGGGGTCGTAATTACTCCTCTATTTACACCTTCAATGGCAGTGATGGAGTTCAATACGTGCTTGAGGACTACGGCGTAGGTAAGGCTGCCCTCAGTATTGGCAGCTATCCAGACCCAGGAAAAACCTACGATTGCACGACGGATGGCAACCCTTAGAGCATCCTACAGGCTCAATTCAGATCTCCAATCAGCTACCGATTTTTCCCACTGTTCCTCCCACTTTTGGGCCAGAAATGGTTTTGCAGTTCTGCCCATTTGCCATCCCTGCTGAAGGCTGTTTACCACCTCATTGAGTGGACCAGAAGATTTCAGGATATAGCAGATGGCTGCGCTCAGAATCATGACTGCCAGCGGGAGGATGGGTCTGTGCCAGCGTAAAGGCTTGCAGTCCCAACTCCCCACCCAAATCCGTTCCAAAACCTGTAATCAGGTGCCAGATATCGTGCGTTTGCCGCATTCGCAAGGCAATATAACTGTAATCATCTTCGACCTGGATCTGGCGGTAAAACACGGGATCAAGTTGGGCTGCTTTCATCGTGGAAGCATAGAGGTAGCCCAACGAATTCTGGGGATAGTTTAAAAGAAACTCCAAATCTGGAGTCGGAGCAAAGTAACGTTCCTTGAGGATTTGAGCCACAGCCGGTTGGGTGTGAGCATATTCAATAAAGTGCTGATACAAATCGGTATCGCGTAGGCCGTCCGCCATGTCGAAAACCGCTTCTGTATCTCCCGGATTATTGGCAAAGGCAATAAAACCCTGTACAGCCTTAAGAATGTACGGAGGTAACTCAGATTCAATTTCTGGCATGGCAGTCTCCAGGCAAGTGGCAGATTAACAAGGGGTATTTCAACCTTACAACCAATGCCCTTAATTTCTGCGATCGCAATTCATTTCCAAGCTATCGAGAAGCGACCATCAAAGCGTTTGGCAATCGCACCATCAGCGATCCCCAGTGGGGAGTGAGCCAAGGACGCGCCCTGACGGATGGGCAAAAAGAAAATTAAAAACTCAATGGGTTTGGGTGCTCTGACCGTTAAAAATCCGCCTCAAGACTATGACTAATGGGTGATTACTCGTCATTATCAGCGCTGTAAATTACAAAAGTTCATCCGATTCCGTGCGCTATGTAAATGAATGTTTAA from Kovacikia minuta CCNUW1 carries:
- a CDS encoding Coq4 family protein gives rise to the protein MPEIESELPPYILKAVQGFIAFANNPGDTEAVFDMADGLRDTDLYQHFIEYAHTQPAVAQILKERYFAPTPDLEFLLNYPQNSLGYLYASTMKAAQLDPVFYRQIQVEDDYSYIALRMRQTHDIWHLITGFGTDLGGELGLQAFTLAQTHPPAGSHDSERSHLLYPEIFWSTQ